AACTGGGCACAGCCTTTCAGCGCCGCCAGCGGCATTGCCGTTGCCATGGATGGCCCCACCGATTACGGCAAGTTCAAGGCCATGGTGGAGAGCGGCAATGTCAGCTGGGATGTGGTGGACGTGGAGGGTGACTTTGCCTATCGCGCCGCCAAGGATGGTCTGCTGGAACCGCTGGACCAGTCCAAGCTGAAGGGGATTGACCCGCGTTTTATCTCTGCCAACGCGGTGGGCAGTTTTTATTATTCCTTTGTGCTGGGCTACAACAAGCAAGCCGTAAAGGGCACAGCCCCTGCATCATGGAGTGACTTGTTCGACCTCAAGCGCTATCCGGGCAAGCGTACGCTGTACAAGTGGTCGGCCCCGGGCGTGCTGGAGCTGGCCTTACTGGCCGATGGCGTACCGGCCAACAAGCTGTATCCGCTGGACATCGACCGCGCCTTCAAAAAGCTGGACACCATCAAGCGCCAGATTGTGTGGTGGACCGGCGGAGCCCAGTCACAGCAATTGCTTGCTTCCGGTGAAGCCAGCATCGGCATGTTCTGGAATGGCCGTATCAATGCCTTGCAGCACAGTGGCGCGCCGGTTGGCATGTCGTGGAAGCAGAACCTGACCGCCGCCGACATGCTGGTGATTCCCAAAGGCAGCAAGAACAAGGCTGCTGCCATGCAGTTCCTGGCTTATGCCACCAGTGCCGAGGCGCAAGCGAAATTTGCCACGGAAACCGGTTATGCCCCGGTCAACCTGCAATCCAAAACCAAGATGAGCCCGGCTGCGGTCAAGACACTGCCCGATCAGTACAGCGCCAGCCAGATCAATCTGGACATGCGCTATTGGGCCGAGCACCGCGATGAAATTGCCAAACGCTGGTATGCCTGGCAAACCCAGTAAGGCAGAAATGCCGTGGCCTTGCCGCAGAGCAGGGTCACGGCCTGTGTCGCGATTGTCTTGAGGAGTTGTCATGTCCACTGCTGTGAGTTCGGTTGCCGTGCCGACACGCCGTCGGTTTCGACTGAGTGCCGAGACGCGGGGCATCAAATTGATGCTGCCTGTCTTGTTATTGTTGATGCTGTTTTTCCTGGTTCCGGTCATCACCCTGCTGCTACGCAGCATCATGGAGCCAACACCTGGCTTGCAGAACTACGCTGAGTTGCTTGGTTCACAAACCTATGTGCGGGTGTTTTTCAATACTTTCATGGTGGCCGGTGTCGTTACCCTGATTACCTTGCTGCTTGGATTCCCCACGGCCTGGTTGCTGGCCATCCTGCCGCAGCGCTGGTCGCGGTTGATGTTCGCGGTACTGCTGCTGTCGATGTGGACCAATCTGCTGGCACGCACTTACGCCTGGATGGTGCTGTTGCAGCAAACGGGGTTGATCAACCGGGTGCTGATGGCCATTGGGGTGATTGACCAGCCGCTGACACTGGTGAACAACCTGATTGGCGTCACCATCGGCATGACCTACATCATGCTGCCCTTCCTGGTGTTGCCCCTGCATGCCACCCTGCGCGCCATCGACCCCTCCACGCTGCGCGCCGCCGCAGTCTGTGGTGCCAGCCGCTGGCAGTCCTTGCGCCTGGTGCTGTTGCCACTGGCCTTGCCCGGCATTGCCTCCGGGGCCTTGATGGTGTTTGTCATGTCGCTGGGCTATTACGTGACGCCCGCGCTGTTGGGCGGCACCAGCTACATGATGCTGGCCGAGCTGATCGCCCAACTGGTGCAGTCCTTGCTCAACTGGGGCCTGGCCGGTGCGGCTGCTTTTGTACTGCTGGTGGTAACCCTGGGTTTGTATGCGGTACAGCTGCGCTATCTGGGTGGTGGCCGTAGCGGAATGGGAGGGCGCTGACATGTTGCTGGATTACGACCGTTTGGGCGGCTGGCGCTGGGGGCTGGTAGGTGTTGGCACCGTCGTCATGCTGTTTTTGTTGTTGCCTATCGTCTTTATTGCTGCCTTGTCGTTTGGAGATTCGCAGTGGCTGGTTTTCCCGCCGCCGGGCTGGACCATGCAGTGGTATCAGCAGCTGCTGACGGACCCGGTATGGGTGAATGCGCTGCTGACCAGTGCCAAGGTTGGCGTCATTGTCACGGTGTTGTCGGTGACGCTGGGTCTGCTGGCGGCCTTGGGTCTGGCACGCAGCCGCTTCTTCGGCAAGAGTGCATTGCAGGCGTTTTTCCTGACCCCCATGGTGTTGCCAGTGGTGGTGTTGGCGGTGGCCCTGTATGCCTTTTTCCTCAAGCTGGGCCTGACTGGAACCTTGACCGGCTTTGTGATTGGCCACCTGATCATCGCCTTGCCGTTTTCCATCATCACCATCGGTAATTCACTGCAGAGCTTTGATTCCGCACTGGAAGACGCTGCCATGATCTGTGGTGCCGGGCCACTGGAGGTGAAGTGGCGGGTGACACTGCCCGCCATCCGGCTGGGTCTGTTTGCCGCGGCCATCTTTTCCTTCCTGATTTCCTGGGATGAAGTGGTGCTGTCCATCTTTATGGCCAGTCCCACCTTGCAAACCCTGCCAGTGCTGATCTGGAGCACCTTGCGCCAGGATCTGACCCCGGTTATTGCCTCTGCATCCACCTTGCTGGTCGCCTTTACGGTAGTCCTGATGCTGCTGGCTTCCTTTTTGAAGAAAGGCTCACGCCAATGACAACACCTTTCCTGCAGATTCGTGGCCTGCGCAAAACCTACGATCAAGTGGTCGCCATCGACCATGTTTCCCTGGACATCAAACAGGGTGAATTCATGACCTTTCTCGGGCCATCCGGCTCGGGCAAGAGCACCACGCTGTATATTGTTGCCGGCTTCCAGGAACCGACCGAAGGCCAGGTATTGCTGAACGGCAAATCCTTGCTGGATGTGGCACCCAACAAGCGCAACATCGGCATGGTGTTTCAGCGCTATACCTTGTTTCCGCATCTGACCGTGGGCGAAAACGTTGCTTTCCCCCTGCGGGTGCGCCGCTGTCCTGAAAGCGAAATCAAGGCCAAGGTGGAAAAAATGCTGGAGCTGGTGCACCTGGCAGACTATCGCGACCGTCTGCCCGGCCAGCTGTCCGGTGGCCAACAGCAGCGCGTGGCCATCGCCCGCGCCCTGGCTTACGACCCGCCGCTGTTGCTGATGGATGAGCCGCTGTCGGCACTGGACAAGAAACTACGTGAAGAAATCCAGTTTGAACTGCGACGCATCCATCAGGAAACCGGCGTCACCATTCTGTACGTGACGCACGACCAGGAGGAGGCGCTGCGCCTGTCCGACCGCATTGCGGTGTTCAGCCAGGGGCGTATCGAGCAGGTTGGAACCGGGGAAGAGTTGTACGAACATCCATCGTCACGCTTTGTGGCGGGCTTCATCGGCAACTCCAACTTCCTGCCGGTCAAGGTGGAGCAAATGGGTGCAGGCCGCGCGCGCGCCATCTTCCCTAATGGCCAGGCAGTGGAGGGTGATGCCCGGGCTTTTGCCGCTGGTAGCGAGGGCACGCTGATGGTGCGTCCGGAGCAAATGCGGATTCGCCCGCACGCAACTTCCGCCCAGGGGCTGGCTGTTACCGTGCGCGATATGACTTATCTGGGCGACAGCATGCATTTTGCCGTGCAAACGCCCTGGGAGCAGGAGTTGGCCGTGCGCATGGCAGTGCGGGATGGCCAGGGCTTGTGCATCGGCTCCTCCGCTGTACTGGAGTGGGATACGCAGCATGGGCATGTGTTTGCCTGATGGCATTCAGCGTCATTCAAGGTGGCGGACCAGTTCCGCCGCTAAAGGGTAAGGCATGGATCAACTGAATGAGACCGGGCTGCTATTGCAGTGTTGCTATATCGATGGCCAGTGGGTGGATGCTGCAGAACATTTTGCGGTGTTCAACCCCGCCACTGGTGAACAAATTGCCAGCGTTCCGCGCATGGGCGTGGCTGAAACCCGCAAGGCCATTGAGGCCGCCGAGCGGGCTGGTCCTGCCTGGCGGGCCTTGAGTGCCAAGCAGAGGTCACAGTACTTGCGACGCTGGTTTGATCTGGTGTTGCAGCATCAGGACGCACTGGCACGGATACTGACTGCCGAAATGGGCAAGCCACTGGCCGAGGCACGTGGCGAGATTGCCTATGGTGCCAGTTATATCGAGTGGTTTGCCGAAGAAGCCAAACGGATTCATGGCGATGTGATTCCGTCGCCCAGTACCGATCGCCGCTTGCTTACCATCAAGCAGGCCGTGGGGGTGGTGGCGGCAATCACGCCCTGGAACTTCCCAAATGCCATGTTGGCACGTAAGATCGCCCCGGCGTTGGCCGCTGGTTGTACTGTGGTGGCCAAACCGGCTGAACTGACGCCCTTGTCGGCGCTGGCACTGGCCCGCTTGGCAGAGCAGGCGGGCATTCCTCCGGGCGTGATCAATATACTGACTGGCGACCCGCTGGCCATCGGCGGTGAGTTAAGTAGCAACCCGCTGGTACGCAAGCTGACCTTTACCGGTTCAACGGAAGTAGGGCGGCTACTGTTGCGTCAGTGCGCTGATACGGTAAAGAAAGTCAGCATGGAGCTGGGTGGTAATGCGCCATTTATCGTGTTTGACGATGCGGATCTGGATGCCGCTGTCGAAGGTGCCATGCTGTCCAAATACCGCAATGCAGGGCAGACCTGTGTCTGTGCCAACCGGCTGTATGTGCAGGATGGTATTTACGAAGCCTTTGTGTCTCGCTTGCGGGAGCGCGTGGCAAGCTTGCAGGTGGGCAATGGCATGGATGCGGGCGTGACAATGGGCCCGCTGATTGATCATAAGGCACTGGGCAAGGTGGAAGCGCACATTGCCGATGCCCTGGCGCAGGGTGCCAAACTGGTGACAGGTGGACAGCGCCACCGGCTGGGCGGCAGTTTCTTTGAACCAACCATCTTGCGCGATGTGAAGGCTGACATGCGGGTGGCGCAGGAAGAAACTTTTGGCCCCCTGGCGCCTGTGTTCCGTTTCCGGGACGAACAGGATGTCATCCGGCAGGCCAATGCCAGCGAGTTCGGTCTGGCTGCCTATGTGTTCAGTCGTGACCATGCCCGTATCTGGCGGGTGGCGGAGGCGCTGGAGGTTGGCATGGTCGGGATCAATACCGGCTTGATTTCAACCGAAGCGGCCCCCTTTGGCGGCATCAAGCAATCCGGTAGTGGCCGGGAAGGTTCCCGTTATGGGATAGAGGATTACCTCGAAATAAAATACCTGTGTATGGGTGGAATTGAATAAAGGAGATGACCGATGTCATCCAAAGAAGGTAGCTCGCTAAAAATAGACCGCAGCGTCAAGACA
The sequence above is drawn from the Aquitalea denitrificans genome and encodes:
- a CDS encoding NAD-dependent succinate-semialdehyde dehydrogenase; translated protein: MDQLNETGLLLQCCYIDGQWVDAAEHFAVFNPATGEQIASVPRMGVAETRKAIEAAERAGPAWRALSAKQRSQYLRRWFDLVLQHQDALARILTAEMGKPLAEARGEIAYGASYIEWFAEEAKRIHGDVIPSPSTDRRLLTIKQAVGVVAAITPWNFPNAMLARKIAPALAAGCTVVAKPAELTPLSALALARLAEQAGIPPGVINILTGDPLAIGGELSSNPLVRKLTFTGSTEVGRLLLRQCADTVKKVSMELGGNAPFIVFDDADLDAAVEGAMLSKYRNAGQTCVCANRLYVQDGIYEAFVSRLRERVASLQVGNGMDAGVTMGPLIDHKALGKVEAHIADALAQGAKLVTGGQRHRLGGSFFEPTILRDVKADMRVAQEETFGPLAPVFRFRDEQDVIRQANASEFGLAAYVFSRDHARIWRVAEALEVGMVGINTGLISTEAAPFGGIKQSGSGREGSRYGIEDYLEIKYLCMGGIE
- a CDS encoding ABC transporter substrate-binding protein, producing the protein MNAAKPIRSRVALLTTISMLVAAPAMAENLVFTSWGGSTQQAQQKNWAQPFSAASGIAVAMDGPTDYGKFKAMVESGNVSWDVVDVEGDFAYRAAKDGLLEPLDQSKLKGIDPRFISANAVGSFYYSFVLGYNKQAVKGTAPASWSDLFDLKRYPGKRTLYKWSAPGVLELALLADGVPANKLYPLDIDRAFKKLDTIKRQIVWWTGGAQSQQLLASGEASIGMFWNGRINALQHSGAPVGMSWKQNLTAADMLVIPKGSKNKAAAMQFLAYATSAEAQAKFATETGYAPVNLQSKTKMSPAAVKTLPDQYSASQINLDMRYWAEHRDEIAKRWYAWQTQ
- a CDS encoding ABC transporter permease, whose translation is MLLDYDRLGGWRWGLVGVGTVVMLFLLLPIVFIAALSFGDSQWLVFPPPGWTMQWYQQLLTDPVWVNALLTSAKVGVIVTVLSVTLGLLAALGLARSRFFGKSALQAFFLTPMVLPVVVLAVALYAFFLKLGLTGTLTGFVIGHLIIALPFSIITIGNSLQSFDSALEDAAMICGAGPLEVKWRVTLPAIRLGLFAAAIFSFLISWDEVVLSIFMASPTLQTLPVLIWSTLRQDLTPVIASASTLLVAFTVVLMLLASFLKKGSRQ
- a CDS encoding ABC transporter ATP-binding protein, with the translated sequence MTTPFLQIRGLRKTYDQVVAIDHVSLDIKQGEFMTFLGPSGSGKSTTLYIVAGFQEPTEGQVLLNGKSLLDVAPNKRNIGMVFQRYTLFPHLTVGENVAFPLRVRRCPESEIKAKVEKMLELVHLADYRDRLPGQLSGGQQQRVAIARALAYDPPLLLMDEPLSALDKKLREEIQFELRRIHQETGVTILYVTHDQEEALRLSDRIAVFSQGRIEQVGTGEELYEHPSSRFVAGFIGNSNFLPVKVEQMGAGRARAIFPNGQAVEGDARAFAAGSEGTLMVRPEQMRIRPHATSAQGLAVTVRDMTYLGDSMHFAVQTPWEQELAVRMAVRDGQGLCIGSSAVLEWDTQHGHVFA
- a CDS encoding ABC transporter permease — protein: MSTAVSSVAVPTRRRFRLSAETRGIKLMLPVLLLLMLFFLVPVITLLLRSIMEPTPGLQNYAELLGSQTYVRVFFNTFMVAGVVTLITLLLGFPTAWLLAILPQRWSRLMFAVLLLSMWTNLLARTYAWMVLLQQTGLINRVLMAIGVIDQPLTLVNNLIGVTIGMTYIMLPFLVLPLHATLRAIDPSTLRAAAVCGASRWQSLRLVLLPLALPGIASGALMVFVMSLGYYVTPALLGGTSYMMLAELIAQLVQSLLNWGLAGAAAFVLLVVTLGLYAVQLRYLGGGRSGMGGR